A part of Leptospira wolffii serovar Khorat str. Khorat-H2 genomic DNA contains:
- a CDS encoding NADPH-dependent FMN reductase has product MKKIRILAVSGSLRGRSFNTALLKAAQKLVSGETEIVFSSPLDRLPFFNADLDTENPPESVRTWRGELKSADAVLIASPEYAFAIPGVLKNALDWIVSSAELYGKPVGLINASPGYGGASKVQEMLVQLLKVLTARLNDECLLRVASVNKKINAEGSITDLKTEEELRIYLRNLEKFSRDSAESAFLK; this is encoded by the coding sequence ATGAAAAAAATCCGAATCCTTGCGGTATCAGGAAGCCTCCGAGGGCGTTCCTTTAACACGGCGTTGCTGAAAGCGGCTCAAAAACTTGTTTCCGGAGAAACTGAAATCGTTTTCTCATCCCCTTTGGATCGTCTTCCATTCTTTAACGCCGATTTGGATACGGAAAATCCTCCCGAATCGGTTCGAACTTGGAGAGGAGAATTAAAGTCTGCGGACGCCGTACTAATTGCGAGTCCGGAATATGCGTTTGCTATTCCGGGAGTCTTGAAAAACGCGTTAGATTGGATCGTCTCCAGTGCGGAATTGTACGGAAAACCAGTCGGCCTCATCAACGCATCTCCGGGTTACGGAGGAGCCTCCAAGGTGCAGGAGATGCTCGTTCAATTATTGAAGGTATTAACCGCCAGACTGAACGACGAGTGTTTATTGAGAGTCGCTTCCGTAAACAAGAAGATCAACGCGGAAGGTTCCATAACGGATCTAAAAACGGAGGAAGAATTAAGAATCTATCTCAGAAACCTGGAGAAATTTTCCCGTGACTCGGCGGAAAGTGCTTTCCTGAAATAA
- a CDS encoding serine hydrolase domain-containing protein: protein MMEVRVIQFLPKLPAKRLLIFPLFILFLSNCSALSWGWVKLPSGVGWEQPGELDRNPVEGFTVLFPEEAGLDSTPLVELSKKFRKDKTEVRSLLILKDGHLVFERYAGGISRNHNHNMYSVTKSVTSLLLGICYSNSCGVDLDESLASAESILPGLLPSELNGKESIRLKDALRMSSGMGWDSFPKKEEIRTDADPLAIAWTPIVSSPPGTKFEYSNGDSQLAAGYLEAKSGKSLYEYAKNTAFQWLNIRGEEWYTSSSGRQTGGFGLRLRPIDMAKIGQLYLDGGKWGGRQILRPEWIAWTLEPGVDKKYGLQFWLSEFEGKSSFMANGKGGQFIYVIPHRRMVVVMTSAIWDKAPDTVLQSVLDAVKSSLHSTDKIQSQEKEMALIKELKIAHKTSLDPRLKEGADETRIAAEPGMKQNHP from the coding sequence ATGATGGAGGTTCGAGTGATTCAATTCCTACCTAAATTGCCAGCAAAACGTCTCCTTATTTTTCCCTTATTTATTCTATTCTTATCCAATTGTAGCGCTTTGAGTTGGGGCTGGGTCAAGCTTCCGAGCGGAGTGGGTTGGGAGCAACCGGGCGAACTGGATCGCAATCCGGTGGAAGGCTTCACCGTTCTTTTTCCGGAAGAGGCGGGATTGGATTCTACCCCTCTAGTCGAGCTTTCTAAGAAATTCAGAAAAGATAAGACCGAGGTTCGATCTCTTCTGATTTTAAAAGACGGACACCTGGTCTTCGAAAGATACGCGGGCGGAATATCCAGAAATCATAATCATAATATGTATTCGGTAACCAAATCGGTTACTTCTCTTCTATTAGGAATTTGTTATTCTAATTCCTGCGGAGTGGATTTGGACGAAAGTCTCGCTTCCGCCGAATCCATTCTTCCGGGTTTACTCCCTTCGGAATTGAACGGAAAGGAGTCCATACGCTTGAAGGATGCGTTACGCATGAGTTCTGGGATGGGCTGGGATTCATTTCCTAAAAAAGAAGAGATCCGGACGGATGCGGATCCTTTAGCGATCGCATGGACGCCGATCGTATCCTCTCCCCCCGGAACGAAATTCGAATATTCCAACGGGGATTCCCAATTGGCTGCCGGCTATCTGGAAGCGAAATCGGGCAAGAGTCTGTACGAATACGCTAAGAATACCGCTTTCCAGTGGTTGAATATCCGAGGAGAAGAATGGTACACCTCTTCCTCCGGCCGACAAACGGGCGGATTCGGTCTGAGACTGAGACCCATCGATATGGCCAAGATCGGACAGTTGTACTTGGACGGGGGCAAATGGGGCGGCCGTCAGATTCTAAGACCGGAATGGATCGCCTGGACTTTGGAGCCGGGTGTGGACAAAAAATACGGTCTGCAATTTTGGCTTTCGGAATTCGAAGGTAAGTCTTCCTTCATGGCCAACGGAAAGGGAGGACAGTTCATTTATGTTATCCCACATCGTAGAATGGTCGTGGTCATGACTAGCGCCATTTGGGACAAGGCTCCGGATACCGTTTTACAATCCGTTTTGGACGCAGTGAAGAGTTCTCTACATTCTACCGATAAAATCCAGTCCCAAGAGAAGGAAATGGCCCTCATCAAGGAATTGAAGATCGCTCATAAGACTTCCCTGGACCCTAGATTAAAAGAAGGTGCGGATGAAACAAGGATTGCGGCGGAACCGGGTATGAAGCAAAATCATCCTTAG
- a CDS encoding type 1 glutamine amidotransferase domain-containing protein, which produces MKTVLIPIPQIDFDPTEVSVPWKILKDHGYKIQFSTPTGTPGSADPLMVTGKGLGILSPVLRARNEDVAVYRELEKSNEFLTPKKYGSVKPDSFDVLLLPGGHAKGMRTYLESEELQALVGKTFADKKPVAAICHGVLLAARSKNPKTGKSSLSGKETTGLLKSQELLAWNLTRAWLGDYYRTYPTPLQDEVQSLLDSPDHFIEGPLPVSRDSFSNIKPGFTLRSENYLSARWPGDAHRFGRELPQFFG; this is translated from the coding sequence ATGAAGACCGTTCTCATTCCTATTCCGCAAATCGATTTCGATCCCACCGAAGTATCCGTTCCTTGGAAAATCCTAAAGGATCACGGGTACAAGATCCAATTCTCCACGCCCACCGGAACTCCAGGATCAGCAGACCCTCTTATGGTGACAGGTAAAGGATTGGGGATACTCTCTCCCGTTCTTAGAGCCAGAAACGAAGACGTCGCAGTTTATAGAGAATTAGAAAAATCGAATGAATTTCTGACTCCTAAAAAATACGGTTCGGTAAAACCTGATTCTTTCGATGTGCTTCTTCTTCCCGGAGGTCACGCCAAAGGGATGAGAACTTATCTGGAATCGGAGGAACTTCAGGCGCTTGTGGGAAAGACTTTTGCGGACAAAAAGCCGGTGGCTGCGATCTGCCACGGAGTATTATTGGCGGCCAGGTCCAAGAATCCCAAGACGGGTAAATCCTCCCTTTCGGGAAAGGAAACAACCGGATTATTGAAATCCCAAGAGTTATTGGCCTGGAATTTGACACGAGCTTGGCTGGGGGATTACTACAGGACTTATCCGACTCCGTTGCAAGATGAGGTTCAATCTCTTTTGGATTCCCCCGATCATTTTATAGAAGGGCCTCTTCCCGTTTCCAGAGATAGTTTCTCGAATATTAAACCGGGGTTCACTCTAAGGTCGGAAAATTATCTCTCCGCTCGATGGCCGGGGGATGCTCATAGATTCGGACGAGAACTTCCCCAATTCTTCGGTTAA
- a CDS encoding HAD-IA family hydrolase has protein sequence MSSKERYIYLDVGDTLLTMKRPAGEVYFEVLKEFGLGGEKFPPGFMERAFRKAYAHMTRVPLPEHRDKFHAHVDGSEGWWRDLLGFFLKEIGSDLEPDPIFQSIFRKFDEPSVWEVDPGFLELLDFAKKNDFGLGIISNWDHRLKQLLSSVGVLHHFDPVLVSAEFGYEKPSPLIFEAAEKLSGLSADKLVYCGDKVELDIIPTRARGWTAFHKHPDGDIRDLSELVSRLHF, from the coding sequence ATGAGTTCTAAAGAACGTTATATCTATTTGGATGTGGGGGATACTCTTCTAACGATGAAGAGACCTGCCGGAGAAGTTTACTTCGAAGTACTGAAGGAATTCGGCCTCGGAGGAGAGAAATTCCCCCCCGGTTTTATGGAGAGAGCCTTTCGAAAAGCGTACGCTCATATGACTAGGGTTCCTCTACCGGAGCATAGGGACAAATTTCACGCTCATGTCGACGGAAGCGAGGGATGGTGGAGGGATCTTCTAGGGTTCTTCTTAAAAGAAATCGGTTCCGACCTGGAGCCGGATCCCATCTTCCAATCCATATTCAGAAAATTTGATGAACCTTCCGTCTGGGAGGTAGACCCCGGATTTTTGGAATTGCTGGATTTCGCGAAGAAGAACGATTTCGGTTTGGGTATCATATCCAATTGGGACCATAGATTGAAGCAGTTGCTGTCCAGCGTGGGTGTTCTACACCATTTCGATCCGGTTTTAGTTTCGGCGGAATTCGGTTACGAGAAACCTTCCCCTTTGATCTTCGAGGCTGCGGAGAAACTGTCCGGTTTATCCGCCGACAAATTAGTGTATTGCGGCGATAAGGTGGAGTTGGATATTATTCCCACTCGCGCTCGAGGATGGACCGCTTTTCATAAACACCCCGACGGAGACATCCGCGATTTAAGCGAGTTGGTTTCTCGCCTTCATTTCTAA